From the Paenibacillus sp. MMS20-IR301 genome, the window CCGGCATCCGGCCAATTAAGCTGCTGCACAGCCGCCCGCAACCTGTGCCCCGGGGCATCTTTAATTGCGCAGGCTCACAAAATAAGGTAGTCTTGAGCATTATAAGGCTACCTGTGACTTCTGCCGCAGTCCATCCCCTGGGAGGGTTATTAAATGTCTGAGAATACATCCTATACGACCGAGGAAATCGCCCGGTTACTGAAAATATCCAAACTCAAAGTCTATGATCTGATTAAAAAAGGAGAGCTCCCCTCTTACCGCGTCGGCAAGCAGATGCGTGTCGACCTCTCCGATCTCGAGGCTTACAAGCAGAATTCCCGCAACAGCGGCAGTCCCCTTGGCCATCCGGCACCCGGAGGCGGGCTGCAGGAGCTCCCGCAGCTTCAGCCCGCCGCACCATTCCAGTCCTTCAGCTCACCTCCGCCTCACAGCGGCAAGGGCAGTGCAGGGAATGTCGTCATTACCGGGCAGGATATGTCACTTGATATTCTTGCCACCCATCTGGAGCGCAGCCTGCCGTCCACCCGCCCGCTCCGCTCTTATGCCGGAAGCCTGGACAGCCTGATTGCCATGTACCACGGGGAATCAGATATTGTCAGCACCCACCTGCTGGATGGGGATACCGGCGAATATAACCTGCCTTATATCCGCAAGCTGCTGGTGGGCTTCTCTTATATCGTCGTCCATCTGCTGACCCGCAGCGCAGGCTTCTATGTGCGGAAGGGCAATCCCAAAAACATCCGCAGCTGGGGAGACCTGCAGCAGAGCGGGCTGACACTGATCAACCGTGAGCGCGGTTCCGGCGCCCGGGTGCTGCTGGACGAGCAGCTCCGCCTGCTCGGCATTCCCTCCGCCTCGCTCGACGGGTATGAGAATGTCGAGAACAGCCATCTGGCCGTGGCCGGTATGGTGGCAAGAGGGGTTGCCGATGTAGGCATCGGGACGGAGAAAGCCGCCAGAATTGTTGACGGCATTGACTTCATTCCGCTCACCCGGGAGCAGTACGATCTGGTGATGATCAAGAAGCCGGAGAACGAGGGGTGGATCGGCACCGTCATTGATATCCTGCGGTCAACCGCTTTCCGCAGCGAGCTCAGCTCGATTCACAGCTATGACCTGACCGAGACAGGAGCTATTATTTACGAGACCTGAGGCCAGAGTAAGCTGTAAGTAGTGGGCTAAGCCTCTTGATCTGAATAGACGAACTAAAGGGACGTCCGGGGCCTGTGCCACCTTGACGTCCCTTTTCCCTGCAGATATCCCATTTGCTCTACTGGCTTTGCTGCTCCATCTTCTCCGTTATCCCGGTGAACAGAATGCCGATTGCCGTAGCTCCGGCATCCGGGTGGCTGAGGCTCCGCTCACCTACATAGCTCGCCCTGCCTTTGGAGGCAACCATGTTTCTGGTCTGCTCCGCTCCCATTACTGCAGCCTCAGCCCCCTTACGCATACTGCTAAGCAGCGTTTCGCCTGACCCGGCACTCTTCCTTACCGCTTCTGCTGCAGGAATCAGCGCATCCAGCAGCGTCTTGTCGCCGAGCTTCGCTCCGCCCCGCTTCTGAATCCCCTCCACTGCACTCTCCAGCAGCTCTGCCAGCTGGATTCCGTTTAATTCAGTTTTCCCCTTGGCGTATTTCGCCGCGCTGCGGAAGGCGGAGCCCCAGATCGGACCGGATGCACCCCCGCAGTACTCGATGATGACCATCCCGCAGGCTTTGAGGAAATCACCGATCTCCTCTTTCGGCAGGTCCTCCCATTCCCGCTTGAGCTGTCTGAAGCCTTTGGCCAGCGACATGCCGAAGTCCCCGTCTCCGGCGAAGGAATCCAGCTCGCAGAATTCAACTTCTTTAAGGATAATAAGCTTCGCCATCTCATCTACCATCACTGCTATATCTGCTGTAACCAGCTTCTCCATTGCTTCCGCCTCCTAGCTTCTATATGCTGCGGTCTCTGCGCCATCATCCAGCGCCTGCTTCAGCTCTTCATCCAGCTTCAGCAGGGTAACCGATGCTCCCGCCATATCAATGGCACTCATATAATTGCCGACGAAGGTCCGGTACACCCTGATCCTGGCCGCCTCCAGCAGCAGGCTGACGGAGCGGTTAAGAATATACAGCTCCTGCAGCGGCGTGGCCCCGAAGCCGTTAATCATCAGCGCGGCTTCTTCTCCAGGTTCCAGCGGCATATCGGCAAGCAGCGCCTGCACGGCCTTGGCAGCCAGCTCATCGGCGGGCACAAGCTGCTCCCGGGCGATACCGGGCTCGCCGTGAATACCTACCCCGAACTCAATCTCATCCTCACCCAGGTTGAATGTCGGCGAGCCCTTGGCCGGTACCGTACAGGAGGTCAGTGCGAAGCCGATCGAGCGGACATTCTGCACTGTTTTCTCCGCGATGGCTTTGACCTGCTGCAGTGTGTCCCCGCGTTCAGCAGCACTGCCGGCGATTTTATGCACAAATACCGTTCCGGCCACGCCCCTTCTGCCAGCTGTCGAATCATCATCGGCTACAGACACATCATCGTTCACATACACCTTTTCCACAGCAATATCATCATCTTCACAGGCCATCTCCGCCGCTGCATCAAAGTTCATGCAATCGCCGGAATAGTTCTTGATAATCAGCAGTGTGCCTTTGGAGGAAGCTGTCTGCGTGATCGCGTTATAGACCTGAATCGTTGACGGAGAGGCAAATACATCACCGCATACCGCTGCGTCGAGCATGCCCTTGCCTACATATCCGCCATGCGCCGGCTCATGTCCGCTGCCCCCGCCGCTGATCAGGGTGACTTTATCCGGGTTCAGCATTTTGCGCGTAATAATCTTATATTTGCGGTTCCATTCCAGCAGCTCCGGATGAGCCAGCACCATGCCTTCAATCATCTGCATTACAACATCTTCCGGACTATTAATGATTTTCTTCATTTGGAGACGCCTCCGCTTCCGCCCAGCCGGTCTGCGGCCAGAATCGCCGCATAGACATCATACGGAGATACCGGGAACGGCATATTATGAATGGTCTCCCCTTCGGCACAGGCTCTTTCCGCCACCTGCATAAGCCGATCCTTGCTTAAGTCAGTAACACCAAGATCCTTCAGACAGGTCGGCAAGCCAAGTGACTTGCAGAAGCCCAGCACCGTATCAAGCTCCTCCTGCGGCGCATTCTCCAGCACCATGTGGACCAGTGTGCCGAACGCCACCTTTTCCCCGTGATAATAATGATGGGTCTCCTCCAGAATCGTCAGCCCGTTATGCACGGCATGCGCCGCTGCAAGCCCTCCGCTCTCAAAGCCAAGTCCGCTCAGCAAAATATTCGTTTCAATAATGTTCTCCAGTGCCTGCGTGACCACCTTGCTGTCATTGGCTGCCTTCGCCTTCAGTCCGTCCTCCAGCAGCGTTTCGTAGCAGAGCCGGGCCAGCTCCATCGCCGCCTTGGTGCTTACAGCTCCGGAATTGTTATAGGTAAACCCTCTGACACAGGATCTCGCTTCAAAAAAAGTCGACAGCGCATCCCCCATCCCCGCTACCAGAAAACGCGTCGGCGCATTTGCGATAATTCCGGTATCCACCAGCACCACATTGGGATTCTGGCGGGCATACAGATAGGATTCGAACTCGCCATGCTCCGAGTAGATTACAGAAGAGCCGCTGCAGGGTGCATCCGTCGCAGCAATCGTTGGCACAACGATAATTGCAATCCGCGCACGGTTGGCAATGGCCTTGGCAGTATCCAGCGCTTTGCCGCCGCCGAGGCCGACAATCACATCACAGCCTTCTGCCGCCGCATACTGCTCCAGCCGGCCAATCTCCCGGAGTGTACACTCCCCGCCGAAGCCGCCGGTGACAAACTCGAAGCCGCCCTTCGCTGCCGCCTTGTCCAGGTACTCCTGAACTCTGGCCTGGTCATCCTTATGCGCGACTAGCAGCGCTTTCCGTCCATAGACCGTTACATAGTCCCCGATGTTGTACAGCTCATCCTTGCCCTGAACATATTTAGATGGAGAGGTTAAGATTGTTCTCATTCACAGCACTCCTCAGCAGGATTTGTAAACGCTTCCTATTAAGTATATACGCAGCGTTCCCGCTTTTCATTGCAGTATTCCGTCATTATTCTGCCTTAAGCAGGGATAGGAGAATTCCGTGATTACCACCTATAAATTACCATATATTCATTCCGGACGGTTCTGCATCCGGTAGGCTCCCGGAGTCAGACCTGCCGATTTCTTGAAGGTTCTGATGAAATATCCGCAGTCCTCATAACCCAGGGAATGAGCAATGTTCACAATAGACTCCCCGCCCTCAAGCAGGCAGCGTTTCGCTTCCTCCAGCCTGAGACTGTTTATATAGCAGGAAAAGCTCTGCCCGGTCTCCTGCCGGAACAATCTGCTGAAATGATCCGTACTGA encodes:
- a CDS encoding helix-turn-helix transcriptional regulator codes for the protein MSENTSYTTEEIARLLKISKLKVYDLIKKGELPSYRVGKQMRVDLSDLEAYKQNSRNSGSPLGHPAPGGGLQELPQLQPAAPFQSFSSPPPHSGKGSAGNVVITGQDMSLDILATHLERSLPSTRPLRSYAGSLDSLIAMYHGESDIVSTHLLDGDTGEYNLPYIRKLLVGFSYIVVHLLTRSAGFYVRKGNPKNIRSWGDLQQSGLTLINRERGSGARVLLDEQLRLLGIPSASLDGYENVENSHLAVAGMVARGVADVGIGTEKAARIVDGIDFIPLTREQYDLVMIKKPENEGWIGTVIDILRSTAFRSELSSIHSYDLTETGAIIYET
- a CDS encoding glycerol dehydrogenase, yielding MRTILTSPSKYVQGKDELYNIGDYVTVYGRKALLVAHKDDQARVQEYLDKAAAKGGFEFVTGGFGGECTLREIGRLEQYAAAEGCDVIVGLGGGKALDTAKAIANRARIAIIVVPTIAATDAPCSGSSVIYSEHGEFESYLYARQNPNVVLVDTGIIANAPTRFLVAGMGDALSTFFEARSCVRGFTYNNSGAVSTKAAMELARLCYETLLEDGLKAKAANDSKVVTQALENIIETNILLSGLGFESGGLAAAHAVHNGLTILEETHHYYHGEKVAFGTLVHMVLENAPQEELDTVLGFCKSLGLPTCLKDLGVTDLSKDRLMQVAERACAEGETIHNMPFPVSPYDVYAAILAADRLGGSGGVSK